A region from the Hydra vulgaris chromosome 08, alternate assembly HydraT2T_AEP genome encodes:
- the LOC136083270 gene encoding zinc finger MYM-type protein 1-like: protein MWLCYSPKLDAVYCEPCWLFSEERKAKDNWREHGVRDWRGLSKKIKVHENSQQHIFACCIYEKWRHNETIDKNIEEQIRYQSNFWVQVLERIVNITLALCKNSLAFCGHRESFDNEYNGNFLTQVQLLAKYDNVMKQVLSMPNGSIKYLSHQIQNEVIHCLATHLKATLTADINSSPFYSIIMDTTQDITKRDQLSQVFRYVKIIKNEKDEATSIEIKEVFLGFTEIYNHTAAGLHEEILNLLEKHHIKLSNCRGQGYDGANVMSGIYNGVQALFKKNQPNAMYMHCAAHNLNLVINDAFKCCVEVASFFVMLEDVYSFFGNSINRWDLLSKYTGESQITLKRLNPTRWAGRYTSLFAVKIRFLDVMKALSEISITSTKREEREEAVRIQKNMSSFEFIFLCVLLSKILNEVHIPSKLLQTKNLDLTTASGSLENGSKNLKQYRKMFDSAKLEAVEIATTWQIPAIFFQKRRKIVKRHFDELSTDHRFDSSEEIFRINIFLKILDVVINQLDNRFKGMQEVVQLFSCIHPNKLLIMKEREIISCAEAIQRKYSEDITTEFPLQMVMVKSMLHDEISKISSIRELADLLIVKLSTIAASVPQVITALLLFLTLPVTVASAERSFSKLKIIKNYLRNTIGKERLCDLAIVSIEAKAAGKMEMKNIITDFANMKSRRKVFTIEVRLNFSFVLKLSLSFF from the coding sequence ATGTGGCTTTGCTATTCTCCAAAACTTGATGCCGTTTATTGCGAGCCTTGTTGGCTTTTCTCAGAAGAACGAAAAGCAAAGGATAACTGGCGTGAACATGGTGTCAGAGATTGGCGTGgtctttctaaaaaaattaaagttcacGAAAATAGTCAACAACATATATTTGCTTGTTGCATTTATGAAAAATGGCGACATAATGAaacaattgataaaaatatagaagAACAAATACGATACCAATCAAATTTTTGGGTGCAAGTCTTAGAGCGGATAGTAAATATAACATTAGCACTTTGTAAAAATTCTTTGGCTTTTTGTGGTCATCGTGAATCATTTGACAATGAAtataatggtaattttttaacCCAAGTTCAACTTTTAGCTAAATATGATAATGTTATGAAGCAAGTTTTGAGTATGCCAAATGgatctataaaatatttaagccATCAAATTCAAAATGAAGTCATACATTGCCTTGCAACGCATTTAAAAGCCACTCTTACTGCTGATATTAATAGTTCacctttttattcaattataatGGATACAACACAAGATATTACTAAAAGAGATCAGCTCAGTCAAGTATTTAGATacgtaaaaattattaaaaatgaaaaagatgaaGCTACATCAATTGAAATTAAAGAAGTTTTCTTGGGATTCACGGAAATATATAACCACACTGCTGCTGGACTAcatgaagaaattttaaatctgttagaaaaacatcatataaaattaagtaaCTGCAGGGGTCAAGGTTATGATGGTGCGAACGTTATGAGTGGGATATACAATGGGGTTCAGGccctttttaagaaaaatcaacCCAATGCTATGTATATGCATTGTGCAGCTcataatttaaatcttgttattaACGATGCGTTTAAATGTTGTGTTGAAGTTGCTTCATTTTTTGTAATGCTAGAAGATGTGTATTCATTTTTCGGAAATAGCATAAACAGGTGGGATCTACTATCCAAATATACAGGAGAATcacaaataacattaaaaaggtTAAATCCAACGCGATGGGCAGGACGATATACTTCTCTTTTCGCCGTTAAAATTCGCTTTCTTGATGTAATGAAAGCTCTTTCCGAGATATCAATAACAAGTACAAAACGTGAAGAACGCGAAGAAGCAGTacgaatacaaaaaaatatgagcagttttgaatttatttttttatgcgtGCTTTTGTCTAAAATCCTTAATGAGGTACATATACCATCAAAATTGCtgcaaactaaaaatttagatcTTACGACAGCTTCAGGTTCTCTAGAAAATGgcagcaaaaatttaaaacaatatagaaAGATGTTTGATTCAGCAAAACTTGAAGCGGTAGAAATAGCGACTACGTGGCAGATTCctgcaatattttttcaaaaaagaagaaaaattgtGAAAAGGCATTTTGACGAATTATCTACAGATCACCGTTTTGATAGTAGTGAGGAAATTTTTcgcatcaatatttttttaaaaattttggacgTCGTTATCAACCAACTCGACAATAGATTTAAAGGAATGCAAGAAGTGGTACAATTATTTTCCTGCATCCATCCaaataaattattgataatGAAAGAACGTGAGATCATAAGCTGTGCAGAAGCCATTCAGAGAAAATATAGTGAAGATATAACAACTGAATTTCCGCTGCAAATGGTTATGGTAAAGTCAATGCTACACgatgaaatatcaaaaatatcatCTATACGTGAATTGGCTGAccttttaatagtaaaattgtCAACTATAGCTGCAAGCGTTCCACAAGTGATAACAGCATTGTTATTGTTTCTTACATTACCTGTTACTGTTGCATCAGCTGAACGTTCTTTTTcgaaacttaaaataataaaaaattatttacgaaATACCATTGGTAAAGAACGTTTATGCGACCTTGCAATAGTTTCTATTGAGGCAAAAGCGGCTGGAAAAATGGAAATGAAAAACATCATTACCGATTTTGCCAATATGAAATCAAGGAGGAAAGTTTTCACTATTGAAGTTCGGTTAAATTTTAGTTTCGTTTTAAAgttatctttatcttttttttaa
- the LOC101241819 gene encoding metabotropic glutamate receptor 3 isoform X2: MLIVLTILIQLAAAKIVPGNGTFMFNGIFPEITEEESNTQSGLMMIEAMKYAIKTINEDPSLLHGYKLDIKNIYTVNQINDVRQKILTTFKERVPFLIGPYSSETSYIGSILTGTFSQITISYGATYSDFDTNDHNHEYMLRTVPSDKFRIQVALDLVKNLKWNYLAVISSYSYDGESDARHFIAKLPTIGVCLAEKIDLPNNPSLKQYEKTIDALITDKEKRLKGVILFTNKKDTQELFSIIKKQLMYKRFVFICIYGCTNYAEIIEGAEDILNGTLSIDIAYKEMPGFEAYFTNLEITENSDSYFKKAWQSVFNCSLSGDDSKRKKCTGKEKFTRGVGYYPNTPVQTVMDAVYAVADAIHVYLSYVCQDTMIWMQGKDSCVLDTEDRKMYSSHVYQMLVRMSYTDGTLEDFKVPYNRIAETVKYDIHQLIFNNGSSKNIMRASWSLNRPELHLFPDEVLSGSKPEFDLKYNNETDLAPIITCSNECPLGHIKINDLNLEKEKCCWSCKRCPWNSISVNNTCVKCKYTENVDFEKNLCKTLPEIHLYIGGQNLLLILLLFSIIGICLLLFFTTLFIYHIRSKIMKRCGKDLFFLILLGIGMLFLSPIPFMVYPSMLVCIFRGALPGMAFLICYAPLFLRISRIYRIFIYAKQSVYSPVLISVQSHVIAVLAIICVQMIVAGIWFTEKTPMASFILTEKGDYISFQCSGNESPVSMFINLTLSFIFMVSCTILAFKTRHFPKNYNEAKFIGVTLYITCVLWAVFLPTYYLTTGKGIFLREYLLSTLCITIGFVNLFGLFGQKVRLLMFPRNQDQDANNPKTWSISHSNESQLLESKTGNAKL; this comes from the exons atgctAATTGTATTGACTATTCTTATCCAATTGGCTGCAGCAAAGATTGTTCCTG GCAATGGCACGTTTATGTTTAATGGCATTTTCCCAGAGATAACAGAAGAAGAATCTAATACACAGTCAGGATTAATGATGATAGAAGCAATGAAGTACGCAATAAAAACG ATTAACGAAGATCCCAGCCTTCTCCACGGCTACAAGTTAGACATCAAAAACATATATACCGTGAATCAAATAAATGACGTGCGacaaaaaatcttaacaacCTTTAAAGAAAGGGTACCATTTCTAATTGGTCCGTATTCTTCTGAAACATCTTACATTGGAAGCATTTTAACCGGTACGTTCAGTCAAATAACAATCAGCTACGGCGCAACATACAGCGATTTTGACACTAATGATCATAACCATGAATATATGCTAAGAACAGTTCCTTCAGATAAATTCCGCATTCAG gTAGCATTGGATCTCGTTAAGAATCTTAAATGGAATTACTTAGCAGTGATCAGTTCTTATAGTTATGACGGAGAAAGCGATGCAAGACATTTTATTGCAAAGTTACCTACAATTGGTGTTTGTCTAgctgaaaaa attGATTTACCAAATAATCCATCActaaaacaatatgaaaaaacaattgatGCATTAATAACAGACAAAGAAAAGCGATTAAAAGgagttattttgtttacaaacaaGAAAGACACAcaagaattattttcaataataaaaaaacaacttatgtATAAAAGGTTTGTGTTTATTTGCATTTATGGTTGCACAAACTATGCTGAAATTATCGAAGGAGcagaagatattttaaatgGTACATTAAGCATTGATATTGCATACAAAGAAATGCCAGGATTTGAAGCATATTTTACTAATCttgaaattacagaaaattCTGATTCATATTTTAAGAAAGCTTGGCAAAGTGTATTCAACTGCTCCTTATCTGGAGATGattcaaagagaaaaaaatgcACAG gcaaagaaaaatttacacGTGGTGTAGGATACTATCCTAACACTCCTGTTCAAACAGTTATGGATGCAGTGTATGCTGTTGCTGATGCAATACATGTATACCTAAGCTATGTGTGTCAAGATACTATGATTTGGATGCAAGGTAAAGATAGTTGTGTACTTGATACCGAAGACCGTAAGATGTATTCTAGTCATGTTTATCAAATGCTTGTAAGAATGTCATATACAGATGGCACACTTGAAGATTTTAAAGTACCTTACAACCGAATTGCTGAAACTGTTAAGTATGATATTCATCAACTAATATTCAACAATGGAAGCTCCAAAAATATAATGAGAGCAAGTTGGTCTCTTAACAGACCTGAATTGCATTTATTTCCAGATGAAGTACTTTCAGGCAGTAAACCAGAATTTGACTTAAAATACAATAATGAAACAGATTTAGCACCAATCATAACTTGTAGCAATGAGTGTCCTCTTGGACACATTAAGATAAATGATTtaaacttggaaaaagaaaagTGTTGTTGGAGTTGTAAAAGATGCCCTTGGAACAGCATATCTGTTAACAATACATgtgtaaaatgtaaatatactGAAAAcgttgattttgaaaaaaatttgtgtaaaaCACTTCCAGAAATTCATCTTTATATTGGAGGACAAAACTTACTACTCATACTACTACTGTTCTCTATTATTGGTATTTGTTTGCTTCTATTTTTCACAACATTGTTTATTTACCACATCCGTAGTAAAATAATGAAGCGATGCGGAAAAGACTTATTCTTTCTAATCTTATTGGGAATAGGGATGTTATTTTTAAGTCCCATTCCATTTATGGTATATCCATCAATGTTAGTATGCATTTTTAGAGGTGCTCTTCCTGGAATGGCTTTTCTTATTTGCTATGCACCTCTATTTCTTCGAATAAGTCGGatttatagaatatttatttatgcaaaacaATCTGTGTACAGTCCTGTACTCATCAGTGTGCAATCACATGTGATTGCAGTTTTAGCAATAATATGTGTACAAATGATAGTAGCTGGTATTTGGTTCACAGAAAAAACACCAATGGcttcatttattttaacagaaaagGGTGATTACATTTCATTTCAGTGCTCTGGTAATGAAAGTCCAGTATCTATGTTCATCAATTTAACGTTAAGCTTTATTTTTATGGTATCATGCACGATACTTGCCTTCAAAACACgccattttccaaaaaattataatgaagcCAAATTTATTGGGGTCACACTATACATTACATGCGTACTCTGGGCAGTGTTCTTACCCACTTATTATTTGACAACAGGTAAAGGTATTTTTTTGCGAGAATATCTTCTCAGCACATTGTGTATTACTATTGGATTTGTTAATTTATTCGGTTTGTTTGGTCAAAAAGTGCGACTTTTAATGTTCCCAAGGAATCAAGATCAAGATGCTAACAACCCAAAAACATGGTCAATTAGTCATTCAAACGAATCACAACTGCTAGAATCAAAAACAGGAAACGctaaactataa